AAACAAGATAAAGTACTTGTTGTCACTGAGTGAAGGAGTTTTCATTGGACCACAGACATTAGAATGCACCAATTCGTGCCTCTCCTGAGCTCTCCATGCACTATCAGTAGGAAAAGGCAATCTAGCCTGCTTACCAAGCTGACAAACCTCACAAACAGTGCCACTAACTTCAACCTTAGACATATCATCCACCAAATTCAATCTATGCAACAGATCAAGAGATATAAAATTAGCATGGCCTAATCTCCTATGCCAAAGACCAGTGCTATCAGCAAAGCTGGTGTAAGCCTTTCTCTCAACTTGATTCACATCAAGCATGAAGCACCTATCAGTAATAGCTACTGTAACCAGCTCCTGACCAAGTGAGTCTTGAACAATACAATTGccatttttaaaaactaaggtGTAACCCTTTTCCACTAACTGGTCCACACTAAGCAAATTTTGATCTATATCAGGCACAAAAAGCACATCAGTAATCATTTTGTTACCTGAACCAGTGCTGACCATCACACTGCCTTTGCCCTTGGCCTCAATCAGGTTCACATCTCCAATTCTGATCTTTGAAGTAAAGGTCCTGTCAAGGTTCTTAAACAGATTTTCATCAGTTGCCATGTGGTGTGAGCAGCCACTATCTACTAGCCAATCACTTCTGGCTTTTGTTATGCTAACAAGACAGGAGGTTGTGAAGACATGCTCCTCCTGAGCTTGAAGGTCCTCAGCAGGTCGAGCAGGTCGAGCTTGTTGCTGAGTAGTTTCCTTTCCCTTGCCTTTGCACACTTTCTCCATATGACCAAACTGTTTGCATCTTTTGCATTGAATGTCTGGCCTATACTAGCAATATCTTTCTGAATGTGTTGTCTTCTTGCAATGAATGCATGGTGGAaatactctttttccttcatcttTCCTTGGTTTCTCTCTTCTGTTGTGCCAAGGCTTCTTGCCTTTCTGACTTAAACCTGAGCCTTCTTTAGCTTTTTCCTGGAAAGCACCTTCAGAATGTTCTTCCTGCCTATTTTCTCTCCTTTACTCAAGTGCATACAAGAAGTTTATCAGCTCAGACAGTGAGATAGCTGATAAATCTCTCGAGTCCTCCAGTGAAGAGATCTTTGACTCGAATTTCTCAGGGAGAGTTGTGATAACCTTTTCGACAACTCTGCTCTCACTGAAGTCCACTCCAAGGAGCCTTATGCTGTTGACAGTGGCCATTATCCTGTCTGAGTATTGCTTGATGGTCTCAGACTCTTTCatcttctaatttttaaaatctctcCTGAGATTAATCACTTGCTGCTGCCTCATTTTGTCAGACCCCATGAACTCCTCTTTCAGCTTCTCCCATGCTTGTTTAGGTGAATCACAGGCCATTATCCTGGTGAAGATCACATCTGATACCCCATTCTGCAAACAGGCCATGGCTTTATGCTTCTTGGAGCATTCTTCACTATGTTGCCTCATCTGAGCAATGGTGGGATTGGCTTTCAATGAAGGTGGTTCAGCATCATTTTCAATCATATTCCACAAGTCATGTGCCTGCAGGtatgttttcattttgactACCCAAGTGTGGTAGTTCTCTCCAGTGAACACATGTGGTGGAGGTGGAGTGAAACTCATCTTGCTAAACTGAGTTCAAAGGCTTcgatttccctttttttaagctttttttgACAGGGTACAACCAATGACAGAGGCCCTCAAAGACTTGGGCTCATAATACCATTTGTTGGAACATTGGCAGcaaaaacaaaccaaatttGCAAAGCAGAAAATCAATGAAATCGAAgcgaaaagaaaataaaaatagcaacCAAAATGTAACTAAAGAACATcatcaattttattcaaaatttgaaataatataagtTACAAATTGACAACATGACAGTTGCCTAATGACATAACTGCTTCCACTTAAGCTAGACTAATACTAacttaatcaaaacacaaaagaTAAGCTGACATTTTAGCTTTTACATCAAGTTCACATCACAAACTTAATACTACTAACTCTGTAAGTAAGTTAGAATGAACTAAAcaaaattacataggaaaaaaatgaacaaaacagATTGCTTCAATCGGTCCAGCTTCAGTCTTGCACTCTAAACAAAGTTGCTGGCCTCGATAGGAGCATGCTGCTGGTTTCATGTTGCATTGCAGAccaaagttcaacaaaaacaaaatggatTGGTTGAAAGGAAACACATGCACATTGTTGAGACTGGCCTCGCGTTGCTTGCTCAAGCTTCACTTCCCATGCATTTGTGGGCGCATGCTTTTTTGAGTGTCGTGTATGTCATCAGCAAGCTTTCCACTCTTGTTTTGCAAGGGAAATCACCTCATAAGATGATTCATAAAGTCAAGCCCGATTATTTTCATCTCAGAACTTTTGGATGTTGTTGTTACCTATATTTGCGACCTTATAATAGGTACAAGCTCCAGTTTCGGACAAAAGCCTATATTTTTCTTAGTCATAGCCCTCAACATAAAGGGTATAAATGCTTTGATGAATCAAGCGGAATTTTTATATCAAggcatgttattttttatgaacaCTGCTTTCCTTTTGCTTCAAGATAGGTTCTAAATTTTCCTATATCTTCTCAACAATAACATCAACGATCTTCAGTTCTGATTGTTGCTCCAAGAGTTTTTAATCCCTAGACTCGtttactatttttgtttttccaaatGTTAATCATTCTAACAATGATAGTGGTTCATCAATAATTCCAGACTTAACTCTTGTAGCTCCTGCTTCAGTGGCTATTTCTTTAGATTTCTCACCTAATGCttgtaacgcgtaggtttgtgcaagtgtgcacagtcgttatcaagtaataagtaggtaaaagagttatcgtctctagagggactgtgtatgttaatcatttaattgtaaaattaaagttcacAAGTTCGtgataaaaacacaattttttgaGTGATAGATGTCAAGAATAATTAACTAGATGTAAGATGATCCCTAATTCAATTCTAATCTAGGTATgataattaactaaaatgtaTGAGATGAATTTAGCAGCAACAAGAAaaacttcaacaatcaataacatgaatacGCTAGAATAATTGCGTCAttcaacttaattcatttttctcatgtttaatagtgtttgaaaaatattccatggcaacttgatctttcatgagtttgaaaCTGAATTAAGTCCTTTcgaaatcttttacttagtaaaacatgctttttactgatcatattaaactaagagTTTCTTAGAATTCATGTGAAGCAATAGGGAtgggttaggtttgaaacaatttaatcacataagcCTAAAAACTATGTAAGATAATAGAGCTTgttaaagttattatgaacctttaatttagtcgggttaggatctaaattaagcatgcacttttCAACTATTGTGTCCATTAGCTGTTgtctggttaggatcactcAGCTAATTCCAATGcattcaatcacgtatgaatgaaatacatacttgattttaattgaaaacatgaatgTCTAAGACACAAACACTATAAACATGGTTTAAACAAACTTCAATGAATTgatgcaatcatcctagctaaaCAGATTTAAGCTACCATTATTTTTGACAAGATAACAAAGCACATtccaaacataattaaaaccaaagtaacaagtaaaggaagaataaaccATGTTCGGATTAGCAGCCTTGTGAACTTCGATTGAAGAAGTTTCCTCTCGTCCTCATGTTGCTCCTTTGGCTTCTTAAGGTAGCTGGCCAAGAGATGATCTTATCAAGGTTTTGCTAGCTAAGAatgaaaggaaatatgagatGTTATGCATGGGAATGAAGAGAGGGAAtgagaaaatgagagaatgaaagataaattttaaatgaatgatgaataatGGATGCTTGAATGTGAGATGAGAGTGGGTATTTATACTTGAGATTGGTGGAGGAGTTTAATAAATATGGCATCAAAAATCCCTTAGATTTCTCCCACCTTTGGCCAGCCATAATATGTGGAAAGGAGGGTGAGTTGGTTGTTTGATTCAAGCATAAAATCATGCTTGAATTATGCAAGGGGTGGACAGTTTCTTGAACAAACGTAGTATGctaattttcaatgattttccAAGTGCAGGGACCTCTAATTAATTATCCAACAAGCTAATTTTTGGCTGCCCAAATATCCTTGCTGAATTGGGCTTCTCTTCTCCTTGTTTGGACGGTTTTGTGACCCATTTAATAGTAAAACTTGTCCACCTTGTAGCACTATTTTTCACTGGGTCAAAAATCTTCATGACCCAATTTGTATGGTTTTGCCATCCAAGTAGGGTAGAATTGCTCATGTCCatgcaaaaattataataagCTCTTTATTAAATCAACTTCATGGTcccactacataattaaatacaacacattaataaataacatgaaataattttatttatgcacaaaattaacataataaagtaaaaatttgcatattttataaattcatgtccattGTTGGAATATAAGCAAAATtctcttaattaattaacaaatacttgagattagtattattttaagtaaaatggtGCTAAAAACTACTAGagaaaacttatataatttaaagtttaCAATGTTACAAGAACTTCTCCACTTATGCCTCGGTCAAAATCTGGATCACTACTCCTACTATAACAGTGTCTATTCTTAATGGCCAATCTGCTATTCCTTCACTAGTATCTAATGTTCATCCCATGCAAACTCGGTCTAAAAGTGGAGTCTTTATGCCCAAGGTGTTCTCAGTTGATTTGAAAGAATGAAAGCCTCTTATTATTGAGGAAGCTTTCACCAGTCTTGAGTAGACCAAGGTGGCACAATAGGAGTATGATTCTCTCCTTAAAAACAACACATGGGAGCTAGTCATTTTACCTCCCGATAGATGAGAAGTTGGTTGCAAGTGGATCTTCAAACTAAAGAGAAATGCTTATGGAACTATAGTCAGATATAAGGGTAGGTTAGTTGTTAAAAGTTACCTTCAAGAAGCGAGAATTGACTTCCATGAAACATTCAGTCCCGTGGTTAAATTGACCACTATAAGGGTAATTCTCATGTTGGTAGTGACTTATGCTTTGCAACTAATGCAAGTTGACATTAACAATGCTTTTTTAAATAGTGACCTTCATGAAAAAATCTATATGAGTCAACCTCTTAGGTTTGAAACTTATCATGATGGTGATAAAACACTGTTTGCAAGCTCAAGAAGGCTCTTTACGGTCTCAAGCAAGCACTTAGAGCGTGGTTTCACAAGCTTAGAGAGTTTTTGCTTGCTGATGGGTTTATTTTATCAAAGGCCGATGCTTCTTTATTTATCAAGAATTCAAGTAGTATGGCTCtttatgttttggtatatgttgatgacattaTTGTCACCAATCCACATGTGTGGATGAATTTGTGATGTCTTTTCATGTTCGATTTTCCCTAAAAGATTTAAGgcaattttatttcttccttGGAATTGAGGTCCCATATGGCTTGAATGGTTGTTTTTAAGTCAAAGGAAGTAAATCTTGGACCTCTTAAAGAAGTGTAACATAAATCAGTCGAATGCTTCTCCCATTCCTATGGTCACTTCCTGTGCATTGTCAGCTCATTGTGGTAGCCCTATTGATAGTGAATCTGACTACAGAAGCATTGCAGGTGCGCTGTAGTATATTGTGATTATCAGGCCAGACATTTCCTTTGCTGTCAACAGGGTATGCCAGTTCCTGCACAAACCTCTGGACCAACACCTTAAGGCTGTTAAACGAATTCTAAGGTATTTGCAAGGTACTACGGACTATGGAATTGGTTTTACAGTTGCTTCTCGAATGTCTTTAGTAGGCTACTCAGATGCAAATTGGGGAATTGACCTTGATGATAGAAGGTCCACAACTAGGTTTTGTGTGTTCCTGGGTGGTAATCTGGTGTCATGGGGGTCAAAGAAACAACAGGTTATTTTTCGTTCCATGACAGAAGCTAAATATTGGGGTCTAACTTATGCTACAGCTAAAACCGTATGGCTTGAGTCGGTGTTGGCTGAACTGAAAGTGCCCTTAACTAATACAGGTACTGTCTGGTGTGATAACTCAGGAGCAGTAGCACTATCTGATAATCCTGTTCTTCATTCAAGTTCAAGCATGTCGAGTTAGATCTCTTCTTTGTTCGAGAAAAGGTTAAAGTAGGCAAGTCGCAGGTGGGTCATGTTCCAGCACAAGAATAGGTTGCTGACATTTTTACCAAGCCACTATCCAAACCATATTTTTACAAGTTCAAAGGAGGACTCAGTGTTGTTAGCAATGAGTTGAATAGCTGGGTGAATATTAGAGTATGTTGACTGTTGTTAACAACATGTGATAGATACTGCAGTTTAGTTAGACAactattttggtattttcaGAAGTTAACAGTTGAGGTAGCTTTGTAGTTGGTTGCTTTTGTTATTTAGCTGTTAGTTTCTCTCTTTCTTGTTTAAATACATCTCAGTTGTATTGAGATGTTTTAAgtgattgaatatgaaaatattatcactaaaggAGAAACACTATTCATTCTCACTTAAAACATCTCAATACAACTCAGATGTATTTATCCAAGGAAGAGAGAAACTAATAGCTAAATAATAGAAGCAACTAATTGCAAAACTACCTCAACTGTTAACTgttgaaaatagcagaataGTTAACTAACTAAACTGCAATATTTAACACATCTTGTTAACAATAATTAGCATACTCtaataattatcattaattcatttattacTCTAAtattccttttctattttcttagaCGAAAAGAGgagtttttcaattttcaatatttggattaaaaataaagattttatccAGCAtcatattttaagaaaatcctAATTGGTATTCtacttaattgttttaatttttttagttataagaattttattcaattttctttatgttttaattttaaagtcacccttaaatgatttataacacTCATTTGCTATAAtattgagtttttcttttctaatcaTGGGTTAATCCAAAATTGTTTGCTTTCACTGTCGGAAAGCAGATACTAGTACAAAGTCTTTTGGTATATAGTATGGCATAGTCTCTAACAGACCTAGGTGCAAGAGGGACAACAAGAGGAACTCATGCATCAATCTGCTCATTAACATTGTTATTCCTATTAGGATCAACCATTATTGACTCTTCATGTTCAACCTAGGaattaatgtttaaatgtttcAGTCTTCGTAAAGTTCTTTCAATTTCCAAATCAAGTGGTAGCAAATCTGGATTTTGACTTCCGTGCATAAAAAAGCCAAAGgtacttgaaaataaaacaaataaaaataaatttgagctAGGcgaaaagtaattaaattgatgttaaaaaaaaatagcaattCGCTCATCGGCAACGACACCAAACAActttttttatctaaacttGCACACGCAAGTATACGTATTGTTACAAGTAGTATAAAATATCGATCCCATAAAGAGCTATTACTAATCGAAACTCCAATCACCAAATATTACTTTAAAACCTATCTAAATTAAtcgataataaaattttctaagtaattttaaagtaaataaaaataagcaatgcaaattaaatcaaataaacaatCAATAGGAAAACCCTAAGATGTAGGGTTTAGGGTATAAGgtatagggtttagggtttaattcaATGTGTTAACTAATTGATCTATCTCCACTCCTAATAGAGTTAATTATTAACCTGGAGAACTAAATTTCTCTTGATTCTCTTCCAGACAATTAAAGAACTAATTTAATCCAATTATTGAGCTATATTCCTATGCCAATAATGTAgaccaaattaaataagaaCTACCCCAATTATGGCTACCCGACTTAATCAGGTATATTCCTATCCTAATTACAAACCATGGATTAACACATCTTATTAAGACCAAGAGTTATTCATTCTAgacctaaaatgaaaattcttttttcaatttatttaggCTTGTCAAACTAATAGTTGGCTAGACTATCATTAAAGATGAACACGACtgaataaataatcaaaactcTATTAACAATAAAAAGAGATGGAAATAGATAATAGTCAATCAACTAAGCATAAAATCCATTGTAGCCCTATAAAAAAGATTTAGTTCATGAAGAATCTGGGAaacatcttaaaattaaaacaataactagacataataaaaggaaataaaaaggaaaaacaatggAGAAACTCCGTCATCTTGTTGGAATCCGTTGATTCTTGATGTGTGAAAGCTTGGGTGGCTCCTCTTTTTCTCTTGTCTCTCATTTGGTTTCTCTTTTATGACACttaaaaattgtacattttaaaAAACTATTAGATATATGCGCTGCTCCAACAGAAAGGAAAGTCGTCTATTTGCTTTGACTGGGGCAGAGACATTTTTCGTTGGAACGAAAATTTACTTATGTGAAGCTATTCTTTCCCATACTTTTTCGGACCTATGTTGGATAAGAGTATATCGAAAATTAACCTTATTTaacattacaaatatataattcactaaaaacatcctaaaatctaacaaaattaaattataaaataaactataaatcttagaaacaaataaatattagagTTATCAGATATCTCTTCAAtgcatttaaattatatttttgttgtttctctacttaaattttatgttttcaatcattactaaaacataaaatgttAAATCCTGTCAGCAAAACAAAAGTAGATGACTATATTTCCTTATCCATAGCACATTGAATTTCAAACCCATTAATCTTAATTTCTAgaacatacaaaaaaaaaaaaaaagaaattaaaacctGACCACGTTGTGTTAAAGAATTCTCTATACTCTCACCACTATTAGTAATGTCAAATGGTCAGTAGCTAATGATTGAAAACATGCATTCATATAAATAAGTTAGCAACATCGCTAGATTACACTATAACAGAAgtaagtaattattttaaaacttataacaTCATCACAATATCATGCAATTCCCATATCAAAGCAACTATTGGAACATTAATTTCTCACCTTTACTCCCAATATTGTGAGAAAATTGTAAATCACGCAAGCGATGGAGTTATTTACacaatgatttaaaattttagatcggAGTTGTACCTCATAATAATAGAGACTCCACATAATCTCTTATAGAAATCCACACTTGTATGTACATACCCTACCCTGCATACACAACAACATCAATATAGTAATTCATGATTGTTTCCAACTTGCTATCGTCCGTAGCATAACAATCTATTTGTTTGTGCAAACACTTAAAAGGACTACCAGCATAGGCTTTAGTTTAAATACAATGACAACTTCCTTAAAGGTTGAGCATTTAAACAACTTCATTTTATGATAATCGAGCTTTAGTTTAAATCACCCAATCGATGGAGTTATTTACACAATGTTTTAAGATTTTAGACCGGAGTTGTACCTCATAATAATAGAGACTCCACATAATCTCTTATAGAAATCCACACTTGTATATACATACCCTACCCTGCATACACAACAATATCAATATAGTAATTCATGATTGTTTCTAACTTGCAATCGTCCGTAGCATAAAAATCTATTTGTTTGTGCAAACACACAAAAGGACTACTAGCACAGGCTTTAGTTTAAATACAATGACAATTTCCTTAAAGGTTGAGCATTTAAACAACTTCATTTTATGATAATCGAGCCTAATATGGAAGAATAAAGTGAAGGGAacttttatttaagattttcgACAGTCCAAGCACATAGGTATTTCAATGTTTCTTCACATAATATCAAGAAGGAATTGTAATCTTGTTCATCGCATATATAGATATAGTTATCATTCTCAAATACAGAAGGGAAACAAgtaaacaatttttttgaaagattaatataattataccaTATCGGCTCTCTTGTAAATTATACCACGAGCAATTTATCCATAACAAGGATAAGGAGAGAAAAAAAGGGCTCAAGATAGAAAGAAAAGTCAACTCACTCTAGAGACACGTGTCAcaggccaaagtgcaaagcccatGACCATGGCACAACATGCAacccatggaggtctatcgattagatgaGGATCGTTTAGCCCAtaagaactggcccgattcaaagaaaTGTTGGAGAAGCCTATCAGACTGAAGCCTTGTTGGGCTgataatgaagatatggcaacatagactatttttagtaaatatgggaatcatatcttgtagatttaatttgatatggTGTATCTTTTAAACCCCATGATTTAAGGGATAGGCTAATATTATCTGTTGATGTAACTTAATCTAGATCAtcgattttgggggagctcaactataaatagagagcctcccccacACTTGAACTTCATCCATTCTAACTTGATTTTTTAAGAGTAATAGAGTTCTTggagagtatttactcaaacacctctcgtgcgttcttttctgtggctttctgttgttcttttgtgGCTTCTTTGGCATAAATTGCTTctgctatacaaattggtgcctttgaggaattctaaaggaatcctcacttgtgGTGTTAAGgttgacttaggcgagtttggaacGAACAGAACGCCTAAGGCTACACGGTTCGTAAGACGAAAGTTCTAACCTCGTGACAAGTGGTACCCGAGCTATTGGTTGCAAAGGCACCAttgggatgtcgaaagaagttTTCGGTTAGAATGAGCCAATGGAGACCCGTGGAAGGGCCAGAAAAGTGAGTCGATCGAGGGACTTATTGTCAGCTTTGGAGGGTCAAGTCGTCACTCTCAAGGAGTCCATGGGGAACGTCAATGAGAGGATCAATGATGTTGATGATAGAATCACTAATGGGTTGCAATCGATAAATAAGTAGTTCAGGGAATATGTGTGGGATACTATCGGTTCCTCGAAGAACAAGCTGACTGGGAAGGATGATGCTCTCCAGACTATGATAATAGCTTTAAAAGATGAGATCTATGAGCTTAAAGAGGAGCTCAAGATTTTCAAGGCTGCCTCGGGTAATGGAATGTTGGCTTCGAAGCTGAAGCAACAGGCAATGGATATGCCCAAACTGAAAGCGCTTAATGGGGCAAGGTCCGCAAGTGAAGTGGACAACTTTCTTTAGGCCATAGAGTAATACGTCTGAATGATGAGCATAGAGGATGATGCTACTAAGGTAAATACTGTtgctatatattttttttgatgtTGCTTTAATATGGTGGCGACGTAGGTCCATAGATGTGACACGTGGTGGGACTGAGATTGGGACTTGAAAGGAGTTCCAAAAGgaattcaaaacacaattttaCTCCGAGTATCCTAAGAATGAAGCTCGAGCAAAGTTGCAATGACTTACGCAATGAGGCACGGTTAGGGAGTATGTGCGGTAGTTCAGTGAACTCA
The window above is part of the Gossypium raimondii isolate GPD5lz chromosome 9, ASM2569854v1, whole genome shotgun sequence genome. Proteins encoded here:
- the LOC128032578 gene encoding secreted RxLR effector protein 161-like gives rise to the protein MVTSCALSAHCGSPIDSESDYRSIAGALVCQFLHKPLDQHLKAVKRILRYLQGTTDYGIGFTVASRMSLVGYSDANWGIDLDDRRSTTRFCVFLGGNLVSWGSKKQQVIFRSMTEAKYWGLTYATAKTVWLESVLAELKVPLTNTGTVWCDNSGAVALSDNPVLHSSSSMSS